In the genome of Polaribacter sp. MED152, one region contains:
- a CDS encoding response regulator transcription factor yields the protein MKQKIYVHVADDHKILIEGIIAVINTDEDIEINGYSLTGKEVTNWFDDKNNKADVLILDITMPILDGFEVLKHFNSNKIDQRVIILSSYDDIKIVQEMLSLGCKGYITKNYAGEHIVKAIRAVANGEQYFSDDIQKILLQSLSKEQMPQGDLPNKFLLETLTERELDVLRLITKQLSTPEIADKLNVSASTIDSHRKKLLKKLKVKNAVGLAMYAVKNKIV from the coding sequence ATGAAACAAAAAATATACGTTCATGTAGCTGATGATCACAAAATTTTAATTGAAGGGATTATAGCTGTAATAAATACTGACGAAGATATAGAGATAAATGGATATTCTCTAACAGGCAAAGAGGTAACAAATTGGTTCGATGATAAAAATAACAAAGCCGACGTTCTAATTTTAGACATTACAATGCCAATCTTAGATGGTTTTGAAGTTCTTAAACATTTTAATAGTAATAAGATAGATCAAAGGGTAATTATCCTTTCTAGTTACGATGATATAAAAATTGTACAAGAAATGCTGAGCCTAGGTTGTAAAGGATATATCACTAAAAATTATGCTGGCGAACATATTGTGAAAGCAATAAGGGCAGTAGCGAATGGAGAGCAATATTTTAGTGATGACATACAGAAAATATTATTACAATCACTATCTAAAGAACAAATGCCTCAAGGCGATTTACCTAATAAATTTTTATTAGAAACGCTTACAGAGAGAGAATTAGACGTGTTAAGGTTAATAACAAAGCAACTTAGCACACCAGAAATAGCAGATAAATTAAACGTGAGTGCTAGTACAATTGATTCACACAGAAAAAAATTATTAAAAAAACTAAAAGTTAAAAATGCAGTAGGTTTAGCAATGTATGCCGTAAAAAATAAAATAGTGTAG
- a CDS encoding peptidylprolyl isomerase, which translates to MAVLSKIRERSMFLIIIIGLALFAFVLDPSTLGDFFNSSKVNEVGEVDGEAISRQEFANELESYKQQTGGRASEMQAAKTVWDNIVRKKIYKNQLNEAGITIGEADVWNEVVNAPFVQNNPQYQNEVGLFDENKFKQFLADTKENNEQLWAQWSSYMNQVRDNAETNTFNNLVTAGLGASLKEGEMQYLIDNTKLNGQFVYVPYTSIADSLVKLKKSEVEAYIQSHKDQFQVEASRDISYVKFDIVATPEDEQAIMLDVAGLKEDFKTTDNDVLFLSENDSDTGLNTGYVFKSNVNAIIADDLFAANEGDIVGPYKDLNAIKLSKITEVTQLPDSVKASHILIPFVGAQRVAADVTRTEEEAKQLADSLLAVVKRRKSKFADLAKEFSSDQASAVKGGEYDWYNYNRMTPAFRDFTFEGKKGDMDVVKTPFGFHVIKIDDQKNKQKVIKMATFSKDIVPSEETENAVFRQAEEFALAVSKENNFFDAAKELNYKPKPAVGLKVLDESVPGIGNQRQIVSWAFNNETDVNAFKRFDLEGSHVVAFVTGIEEEGLMSVNKATSKVRPILMNEKKAALIAEKFNGSDLPEIAKANNTSLRTASNITLKSPTLSGVGVEPKIVGAMYNAEIGKLYNKVEGNRGVFAFKLTSKEEPTALPNYDANRKRIAEARKRQTFKMYEAIKKASDVEDNRAFMYSN; encoded by the coding sequence ATGGCAGTTTTATCAAAAATTAGAGAACGTTCAATGTTCTTAATCATCATTATTGGATTAGCACTTTTTGCTTTTGTATTAGATCCATCAACACTTGGTGATTTTTTCAATTCTAGTAAAGTAAATGAAGTTGGTGAGGTAGATGGAGAAGCTATTTCTAGACAAGAATTTGCTAATGAATTAGAAAGTTATAAACAACAAACTGGAGGTAGAGCTTCTGAGATGCAAGCAGCAAAAACAGTTTGGGATAATATCGTAAGAAAAAAAATCTACAAAAATCAATTAAACGAAGCTGGTATTACAATTGGTGAGGCTGATGTTTGGAACGAAGTTGTAAATGCACCTTTTGTACAAAACAACCCTCAGTATCAAAACGAAGTTGGTTTATTTGATGAAAATAAATTCAAGCAATTTTTAGCAGATACTAAAGAAAACAATGAGCAATTATGGGCTCAATGGTCTTCCTATATGAATCAAGTTAGAGACAATGCAGAAACAAATACATTCAACAATTTAGTAACTGCAGGTTTAGGAGCTTCTTTAAAAGAAGGCGAAATGCAATATTTAATAGATAATACTAAATTAAATGGTCAGTTTGTGTATGTACCTTATACGTCAATTGCAGATAGTTTAGTAAAATTAAAAAAATCTGAAGTAGAAGCATATATTCAAAGCCATAAAGATCAATTTCAAGTTGAGGCATCAAGAGATATTTCTTATGTAAAATTTGATATTGTTGCAACTCCAGAAGATGAGCAAGCAATAATGTTAGATGTAGCTGGTTTAAAAGAAGATTTTAAAACTACAGATAACGATGTATTATTTTTATCTGAAAATGATTCTGATACTGGTTTAAATACAGGTTATGTATTTAAAAGTAATGTAAACGCAATTATTGCTGATGATTTATTTGCAGCAAATGAAGGAGACATTGTTGGCCCTTATAAAGATTTAAATGCAATTAAATTATCTAAAATTACAGAAGTAACTCAATTACCAGATTCTGTAAAAGCAAGTCATATTTTAATTCCTTTTGTTGGTGCTCAAAGAGTAGCTGCAGATGTTACAAGAACGGAAGAGGAAGCAAAGCAATTGGCAGATAGTTTATTGGCAGTAGTTAAAAGAAGAAAAAGTAAGTTTGCTGATTTAGCAAAAGAATTTTCTTCAGATCAAGCTTCAGCAGTTAAAGGTGGAGAATATGATTGGTATAATTACAATAGAATGACTCCAGCTTTTAGAGATTTTACCTTTGAAGGTAAAAAAGGAGATATGGATGTTGTTAAGACTCCTTTCGGATTTCACGTAATTAAAATAGACGATCAAAAAAATAAGCAGAAGGTTATTAAAATGGCAACATTTAGTAAAGATATTGTGCCTTCTGAAGAAACTGAAAATGCTGTTTTTAGACAAGCAGAAGAGTTTGCTTTAGCTGTTTCTAAAGAAAATAATTTCTTTGATGCTGCAAAAGAATTAAACTACAAGCCAAAGCCAGCAGTAGGTTTAAAGGTTTTAGATGAAAGTGTACCAGGAATTGGTAACCAAAGACAAATAGTTAGTTGGGCTTTTAATAATGAAACAGATGTAAATGCTTTTAAGCGTTTTGATTTAGAAGGTAGTCATGTAGTTGCTTTTGTTACAGGTATAGAAGAAGAAGGTTTAATGTCTGTGAATAAAGCTACAAGTAAAGTTAGACCAATCTTAATGAATGAAAAGAAAGCTGCTTTAATTGCTGAAAAATTCAATGGATCTGATTTACCAGAAATTGCAAAAGCTAACAATACAAGTTTACGAACTGCAAGTAACATTACGCTAAAAAGCCCTACTTTATCTGGTGTTGGTGTAGAGCCTAAAATTGTAGGTGCAATGTATAATGCAGAAATTGGAAAATTATATAACAAAGTAGAAGGTAATAGAGGAGTATTTGCTTTTAAATTAACAAGCAAAGAAGAGCCAACTGCTTTACCAAATTACGATGCTAACAGAAAACGTATTGCAGAAGCTAGAAAAAGACAAACATTTAAAATGTATGAAGCTATTAAAAAGGCTTCAGATGTAGAAGATAATAGAGCTTTTATGTACAGTAATTAG
- the rho gene encoding transcription termination factor Rho: MFEISELKAKTLADLQKIAKTIGLTKTSQLKKLDLVYQILDTQAANPASAKKVENTEEPTKAEKPKRKRVVKKAPAKPTPEKKETPEVKNTTEARKETSKEPVKEVKKTDSNAAKTTSVKNNPADKKVDSKDKDQKPVHKNQQRNNNNNQQRNNSNQKNNKNQNRDKNNANRNHKSGNRYRDPDFEFDGIIESEGVLEMMPDGYGFLRSSDYNYLSSPDDIYVSQSQIKLFGLKTGDTVRGNVRPPKEGEKYFPLIRVSKINGLNPNVVRDRVSFEHLTPLFPQEKFNLAEKGSSLSTRIIDLFSPIGKGQRGMIVAQPKTGKTMLLKDVANAIAANHPEVYQIVLLIDERPEEVTDMQRSVRGEVVASTFDEPADKHVRVANIVLEKAKRLVECGHDVVILLDSITRLARAYNTVAPASGKILSGGIDANALHKPKRFFGAARNIENGGSLTIIATALTETGSKMDEVIFEEFKGTGNMELQLDRNISNRRIYPAIDLIKSSTRRDDLLLDDKTVQRMWVLRKYLADMNPIEAMEFINERIKFSKNNDEFLISMNG; the protein is encoded by the coding sequence ATGTTCGAAATTTCTGAACTGAAAGCAAAAACTCTTGCAGATCTGCAGAAAATTGCAAAGACTATTGGTCTTACCAAAACAAGTCAACTTAAAAAATTAGATTTAGTATACCAAATACTAGACACTCAAGCAGCAAATCCTGCTTCAGCTAAAAAAGTAGAAAATACAGAAGAACCTACTAAAGCAGAAAAGCCTAAGAGAAAAAGAGTGGTAAAAAAAGCACCTGCTAAACCAACTCCAGAAAAAAAGGAAACTCCTGAAGTTAAAAATACTACTGAGGCTAGAAAAGAAACTTCTAAAGAACCTGTAAAAGAGGTTAAGAAGACAGATTCTAATGCTGCTAAAACTACATCAGTAAAAAACAATCCTGCAGATAAAAAAGTAGACTCTAAAGATAAGGACCAAAAACCTGTTCATAAGAATCAACAACGCAATAACAATAATAATCAGCAGAGAAATAACAGCAATCAAAAAAATAATAAAAATCAGAATAGAGATAAAAACAACGCTAACAGAAATCATAAATCTGGCAACAGATATAGAGATCCTGATTTTGAATTTGATGGAATTATTGAAAGTGAAGGTGTGCTAGAAATGATGCCTGATGGTTATGGTTTCTTGCGTTCTTCAGATTACAATTACCTTTCTTCTCCTGATGATATTTATGTATCTCAAAGTCAGATTAAATTATTTGGTTTAAAAACTGGAGATACTGTTAGAGGTAATGTAAGGCCACCAAAAGAAGGTGAAAAATATTTTCCTTTAATTAGAGTTTCTAAGATTAATGGTTTAAACCCAAATGTTGTAAGAGATAGAGTTTCTTTTGAACATTTAACTCCATTATTTCCTCAAGAGAAATTTAATTTAGCAGAGAAAGGTTCTTCGTTATCAACAAGAATTATCGATTTATTCTCTCCTATTGGAAAAGGGCAAAGAGGTATGATTGTAGCACAACCTAAAACAGGTAAAACTATGCTGCTTAAAGATGTTGCTAATGCAATTGCTGCCAATCATCCAGAAGTATATCAGATTGTTTTATTGATAGACGAAAGACCAGAAGAAGTAACAGATATGCAAAGAAGTGTTCGTGGAGAGGTAGTTGCTTCTACTTTTGATGAGCCAGCAGATAAACATGTACGTGTAGCAAACATTGTTTTAGAAAAAGCAAAACGTTTAGTTGAATGTGGACATGATGTTGTAATTCTATTAGATTCTATTACACGTTTGGCAAGAGCTTATAACACTGTTGCACCTGCATCTGGTAAAATTCTTTCTGGGGGTATAGATGCAAATGCATTGCACAAACCAAAACGTTTCTTTGGAGCTGCAAGAAATATAGAAAATGGTGGTTCTTTAACCATTATTGCTACTGCTCTTACAGAAACTGGTTCTAAAATGGATGAAGTAATCTTTGAAGAATTTAAAGGTACAGGAAACATGGAACTTCAGTTAGATAGAAATATTTCTAACAGACGTATTTATCCTGCAATTGATTTAATTAAATCTTCTACAAGACGTGATGATTTATTATTAGATGATAAAACAGTGCAAAGAATGTGGGTTTTACGTAAGTATTTAGCTGATATGAATCCTATTGAAGCTATGGAATTTATAAATGAAAGAATTAAGTTCTCTAAGAATAATGATGAGTTCTTAATCTCTATGAATGGTTAA
- a CDS encoding ABC transporter ATP-binding protein: protein MADNSGNAFDMKIFKRLMSFAKRYKLYFFIASSSTILLALFSVLSPYILINTVDDYILTKDKEGLLNYTMLMLGVLLIEVLLQFTFIYFANWVGQHIIRDIRAKIFRHILQFKMSYFDKNSVGKLVTRVVSDIETIAAFFSNGVFTILSDILKMFAVTVIMLILNWKLALITLLILPILIYATKLFQVAIKVTFQEVRNQVANLNGFVQERVTGMKIVQLFNREKIEYQNFKEINQKHKKAYIKAIWYYSVFFPIAEILSSIGIGLIVWFGGGQAIQDTGITVGMIMGFIQFAQMLFRPLRQIADKFNQLQMGIVAGERVFKVIDTESTIDKNGTVVAENLEGTISFDKVRFSYIENEEVLKGISLEVKSGQTIAIVGATGAGKSTIINLINRFYEIDSGTISVDGVSVADYDLESLRDQVAIVLQDVFLFSDSILNNITLKNKSITEEEVEEAAKQIGIHDFIKSLPGGYHYNVKERGAMLSSGQRQLIAFLRAYVSKPSILILDEATSSVDSHSEQMIQYATETITKGRTSIVIAHRLATIKQADKIIVMDKGLIVEEGSHSELLQKQDGYYKNLYDKQFSLDKAS, encoded by the coding sequence TTGGCAGATAATTCAGGTAATGCTTTTGATATGAAAATTTTTAAAAGACTAATGTCTTTTGCAAAACGTTACAAGTTATATTTTTTTATTGCTTCATCTTCAACCATATTATTAGCCTTATTTTCAGTTTTATCACCTTATATTTTAATCAATACTGTAGATGATTATATCCTAACTAAAGATAAAGAAGGTTTATTGAATTATACCATGCTTATGCTTGGTGTTTTACTAATAGAGGTATTGTTACAGTTCACTTTTATTTACTTTGCAAACTGGGTTGGTCAGCATATTATTAGAGATATTAGAGCTAAAATATTTAGACATATTTTACAGTTTAAAATGTCTTATTTCGATAAAAATTCGGTGGGAAAACTGGTTACTAGAGTAGTATCAGACATAGAAACAATAGCTGCTTTTTTTAGCAATGGAGTGTTTACAATTTTAAGTGATATTCTAAAAATGTTTGCAGTAACTGTAATCATGTTAATTCTAAACTGGAAACTGGCTTTAATTACTTTATTAATCTTGCCAATTTTAATTTATGCTACTAAATTATTTCAAGTGGCTATTAAAGTAACTTTCCAAGAAGTAAGAAATCAAGTAGCAAATTTAAATGGTTTTGTGCAAGAGCGAGTTACAGGAATGAAAATTGTACAGCTATTTAATAGAGAAAAAATAGAATATCAAAACTTTAAAGAAATCAATCAGAAGCATAAAAAAGCTTATATAAAAGCCATTTGGTATTATTCTGTGTTTTTTCCTATTGCCGAAATTTTATCATCAATAGGTATTGGTTTAATTGTTTGGTTTGGTGGTGGTCAGGCTATACAAGATACTGGCATAACTGTAGGTATGATAATGGGTTTCATACAATTTGCTCAAATGTTGTTTAGACCTTTACGTCAAATTGCAGATAAGTTTAACCAATTGCAAATGGGTATTGTTGCTGGTGAAAGAGTTTTTAAAGTAATAGATACTGAGAGCACTATTGATAAAAACGGAACAGTCGTCGCAGAAAATTTAGAAGGTACTATTTCTTTTGATAAAGTTAGATTCAGTTATATTGAAAATGAAGAAGTTTTAAAAGGCATTTCTTTAGAGGTTAAAAGTGGTCAAACTATTGCCATAGTTGGTGCAACAGGAGCAGGTAAGTCTACAATTATCAACCTAATCAATCGTTTTTATGAAATAGATTCTGGTACAATTTCGGTTGATGGTGTATCTGTGGCTGATTACGATTTAGAGAGTTTAAGAGATCAAGTTGCAATTGTTTTACAAGATGTGTTTCTGTTTTCGGATTCAATCTTAAATAACATCACACTAAAAAATAAAAGTATAACAGAAGAAGAGGTAGAAGAAGCTGCCAAGCAAATAGGAATTCATGATTTTATAAAATCGCTTCCTGGTGGTTATCATTACAATGTTAAAGAAAGAGGAGCCATGTTATCTTCTGGTCAAAGACAATTAATTGCGTTTTTGAGAGCATATGTTAGTAAACCTAGCATTTTAATTTTAGATGAAGCAACTTCTTCTGTAGATTCTCATTCAGAACAAATGATTCAATATGCTACAGAAACAATTACTAAAGGTCGTACTTCTATTGTAATTGCTCATAGATTGGCAACTATTAAGCAAGCTGATAAAATTATTGTAATGGATAAAGGTTTAATTGTGGAAGAAGGTTCGCATTCTGAATTATTACAGAAACAAGATGGATATTATAAGAACTTATATGATAAACAATTTAGTTTAGATAAAGCTTCATAG
- the cdaA gene encoding diadenylate cyclase CdaA, whose translation MLDFVDFSFLDVLDILLVAILLYYIYKLLKGTVAINIFIGIALIFLIWKITQALRMEMLSGILGYLLSGGVIALIIVFQQEIRKFLLMIGTTNFSNKRSFFKQLKFLQSEITSEIDTEKILKACSNMSKSKTGALIVIERTNSLDFLINTGDSMNALVNEVILESIFYKNSPLHDGATIIRDNYVVATRVVLPISDSTKIPARFGLRHRAAIGVSEKTDAVCILVSEETGEISYIKDGEFVLYATQEELNEKLRNDLT comes from the coding sequence ATGTTAGATTTTGTAGATTTCTCTTTTTTAGATGTGCTAGATATTTTATTGGTAGCCATCTTACTCTATTATATTTACAAGTTATTAAAAGGTACAGTTGCTATTAATATTTTTATAGGAATTGCTCTTATATTTTTAATTTGGAAAATTACCCAAGCATTAAGAATGGAGATGCTTAGTGGTATTCTTGGCTATTTACTTTCTGGCGGAGTTATTGCGTTAATCATTGTTTTTCAGCAAGAAATTAGGAAATTCTTATTAATGATTGGTACCACCAATTTCTCTAACAAAAGAAGTTTTTTTAAGCAATTAAAATTTTTACAGTCAGAAATTACATCTGAAATAGATACAGAAAAGATTTTAAAAGCATGTAGTAACATGTCTAAATCTAAAACAGGGGCTCTCATTGTTATTGAAAGAACCAATAGTCTAGATTTTTTAATTAATACTGGAGATTCAATGAATGCTCTTGTAAATGAGGTTATCTTAGAAAGTATTTTTTACAAAAATAGCCCTTTACATGATGGTGCTACTATAATTAGAGATAATTACGTTGTTGCAACTAGGGTAGTTTTACCTATTTCAGACAGCACAAAAATACCTGCTAGGTTTGGTTTAAGACATAGAGCAGCTATTGGTGTAAGTGAAAAAACCGATGCTGTTTGTATTCTTGTTTCTGAAGAAACTGGTGAAATTTCGTATATAAAAGATGGTGAATTTGTTTTGTATGCAACACAAGAAGAACTGAATGAGAAATTAAGAAACGACCTAACTTAA
- a CDS encoding metallophosphoesterase: MKKILLLSDTHSYIDDQILKFVKQADEVWHAGDIGKLEVTDAIKKLKPLRAVYGNIDDKDARAEFPLDAKFSLEQVQVWMTHIGGYPNKYNQRIREEINEKPPKIFIAGHSHILKVVYDKKLNLLHLNPGAAGNHGFHKIRTMLRFELNKGKIENMEVIELAKRGS, encoded by the coding sequence ATGAAAAAAATACTTTTATTATCTGATACCCATAGCTATATAGATGATCAAATATTAAAATTTGTAAAACAAGCAGATGAAGTTTGGCATGCAGGAGATATTGGGAAATTAGAAGTTACTGACGCAATTAAAAAGCTAAAACCTTTGCGTGCAGTGTATGGCAATATAGATGATAAAGATGCAAGAGCAGAGTTTCCTTTAGATGCTAAATTTAGTTTGGAGCAAGTGCAAGTTTGGATGACACATATAGGTGGATATCCTAACAAATACAACCAAAGAATTAGAGAAGAAATTAATGAGAAACCACCAAAGATTTTTATTGCTGGACATTCTCACATATTAAAAGTTGTATATGATAAAAAACTAAATTTACTTCATTTAAATCCTGGTGCTGCAGGCAATCATGGGTTTCATAAAATTAGAACCATGCTTCGTTTTGAACTAAATAAGGGGAAAATTGAAAATATGGAAGTTATTGAATTGGCTAAACGTGGCTCATAA
- a CDS encoding DUF4293 domain-containing protein yields MIQRIQSIYLLLASIVSGGLIFVFNLWNTIKEKIFVVDLFSREAITVKVIPFMFLASAVLSLMAIFLFKNRKLQFVIGRVIILINLFLLGLLIYLSLNLSGETNVSEKGIGMFLPILVVLLIVLANKAIKKDEDLVKSVDRLR; encoded by the coding sequence ATGATTCAAAGAATTCAAAGCATATATTTACTTTTAGCCTCAATCGTTTCTGGAGGTTTAATTTTTGTATTTAATTTATGGAATACAATTAAAGAAAAAATATTTGTTGTAGATTTGTTTTCGAGAGAGGCAATAACTGTTAAAGTAATTCCTTTTATGTTCTTAGCGTCTGCAGTTCTATCTTTAATGGCAATATTTTTGTTTAAAAATAGAAAATTACAGTTTGTAATTGGGCGTGTTATAATTTTGATAAACCTTTTTTTATTAGGGTTATTGATTTATTTATCTCTAAATTTATCTGGAGAAACAAATGTTTCTGAGAAAGGTATTGGGATGTTCTTACCGATTTTAGTTGTTTTGCTTATTGTTTTGGCAAATAAAGCTATTAAAAAGGATGAAGATCTTGTGAAATCTGTAGATAGATTACGATAA
- the truA gene encoding tRNA pseudouridine(38-40) synthase TruA, whose translation MRYFIELSYNGKNYHGWQIQPDVISVQEKLNSALSTIFQQDIQVVGAGRTDTGVHASQMFAHFDVDKNLKGDFAFKLNSILPKDIVVYKVFLVDDEKHARFDAVSRSYEYKIWLGRNPFLLDFSWQIHSQKPDLKLMNEAAKLLTEYTDFQTFSKVKTEVYTFNCDVTEAFWEQKGEELTFHISANRFLRNMVRAIVGTLLDVGFGKISIDDFRNIIESKNRGNAGLSVPAKGLFLTQIKY comes from the coding sequence TTGAGGTATTTTATAGAGCTTTCTTATAATGGAAAAAACTATCATGGTTGGCAAATTCAACCAGATGTTATTTCCGTACAAGAAAAGTTGAATTCTGCTTTAAGCACAATTTTTCAGCAAGATATTCAGGTAGTAGGAGCAGGAAGAACAGATACAGGAGTTCATGCCTCACAAATGTTTGCTCATTTTGATGTTGATAAAAACCTTAAGGGTGATTTTGCATTTAAGTTGAATTCCATTTTGCCCAAAGACATTGTGGTTTATAAGGTTTTTTTAGTAGATGATGAAAAGCATGCAAGGTTTGATGCAGTTTCTAGAAGTTATGAATACAAAATATGGTTGGGTAGAAATCCATTTTTATTAGATTTTTCCTGGCAAATACATTCTCAGAAACCAGATTTAAAGTTAATGAACGAAGCTGCAAAGTTGTTAACAGAATATACAGATTTTCAGACTTTTTCTAAAGTAAAGACAGAGGTTTATACTTTTAATTGTGATGTTACAGAAGCTTTTTGGGAACAAAAAGGTGAGGAGTTAACGTTTCATATATCAGCAAATAGATTTCTAAGAAATATGGTTAGAGCCATAGTTGGCACATTGTTAGATGTTGGTTTTGGTAAAATATCTATAGACGATTTTAGAAATATTATAGAGAGTAAGAATAGAGGTAATGCAGGATTGTCAGTTCCTGCAAAAGGATTATTTTTAACACAGATAAAATATTAA
- a CDS encoding sensor histidine kinase — protein MLYTTQDSTYLEKYNTLEKLLDEQDYTVALKNALDLLNQDIDNKTRYKTSLIISQIFANNNSVEKSISYAKRSLKYIKEDSIISEGKTSLLRNNFYLSKAYLNIGNGFLNLSLNDSISGLKYRDSAKNYYDKVINIDGLDKNIQSIKAKASSNLSGIYMQDSAFKMSEKYAKYAISIHENLNNKISQSAALGNLASNYLNQEDYVQAKATYKKALDLIKFETSLRATRIREQLYFNLAYNLYELKDYKAYEAQEKSYNIKDSLRDLEIRTMLEDLDFKYDFESQKKIFLEKAKVKRLEDQRVFLGVGIACLLVIFSLIYKIKLNNLKQNNLALKLSETKLLQNQQIDKLRSETQVRILNATIDGKESERKQIAETLHDSVSALLSSANLHLQATRKQFNGSTPLEIDKTQEIIAEASHKIRDLSHTLVSSVLLKFGLNFAIKEIATKYSNSELIIETEIEKVARYHQNFEIKVYNIINELINNILKHSMAKKALITLKEEEGKLYITIKDNGVGFDKTKINENHGLGINQIDARIHMMKGYFNIDSSKKKGTKITIELPIVGREIMSHV, from the coding sequence TTGTTATATACTACACAAGACTCAACCTATTTAGAAAAATATAATACTTTAGAAAAGTTGCTGGATGAGCAAGACTACACAGTTGCTTTAAAAAATGCATTAGATCTTCTAAATCAGGATATTGATAATAAAACCAGGTATAAAACATCATTAATAATATCACAAATATTTGCAAATAATAATAGTGTTGAAAAGTCCATAAGTTACGCTAAAAGGTCTCTTAAATATATTAAAGAAGATTCTATTATCTCAGAAGGTAAAACTTCTTTATTACGGAATAATTTTTATTTAAGTAAGGCATATTTAAATATCGGAAATGGATTTTTGAATTTAAGTTTGAATGACTCTATTAGTGGATTAAAATATCGTGATTCTGCAAAAAATTATTATGACAAAGTTATAAATATTGATGGTTTAGATAAAAATATACAGTCAATTAAAGCAAAAGCTTCTTCTAATTTATCTGGTATATACATGCAAGATTCAGCATTTAAAATGTCTGAGAAGTATGCTAAATACGCGATTTCAATTCATGAAAATTTAAATAATAAAATTTCTCAATCAGCAGCCTTAGGTAATTTGGCAAGTAATTATTTAAATCAAGAAGATTATGTACAAGCTAAAGCTACGTATAAAAAGGCATTAGATTTAATTAAATTTGAAACAAGCTTAAGAGCAACAAGAATAAGAGAACAACTTTATTTCAATTTAGCTTATAACCTATACGAATTAAAAGATTACAAAGCATATGAAGCTCAAGAGAAATCGTATAACATAAAGGATAGTTTAAGAGATCTAGAAATAAGAACAATGCTTGAAGATCTTGATTTTAAATATGATTTTGAGTCTCAGAAAAAGATTTTTTTAGAAAAAGCCAAAGTAAAACGATTAGAAGATCAGCGGGTATTTTTAGGAGTTGGTATTGCTTGCCTTCTTGTAATATTTTCTTTAATCTATAAGATTAAGTTGAATAATTTAAAGCAAAACAATCTCGCTTTAAAATTATCAGAAACCAAACTATTACAGAATCAACAAATAGACAAATTAAGATCTGAAACTCAAGTTAGGATTTTAAATGCTACTATTGATGGGAAAGAATCAGAAAGGAAGCAAATTGCTGAAACTTTACACGATAGTGTAAGTGCACTATTATCTTCGGCAAATTTGCATTTGCAAGCAACTAGAAAACAGTTTAATGGTTCTACACCATTAGAAATAGATAAAACTCAAGAAATTATTGCAGAAGCATCTCATAAAATTAGAGATCTTTCACACACACTAGTGTCTTCTGTTTTGTTAAAGTTCGGTTTAAATTTTGCGATTAAAGAAATCGCTACAAAATATTCAAATTCTGAACTTATTATAGAAACAGAGATTGAGAAAGTAGCCAGATATCATCAAAATTTCGAAATTAAAGTTTACAATATTATCAATGAGCTTATTAATAATATTCTAAAGCATAGTATGGCTAAAAAGGCTTTAATTACCCTAAAAGAGGAAGAAGGTAAGCTATACATTACAATAAAAGATAATGGAGTTGGTTTTGATAAAACAAAAATTAACGAAAATCATGGTTTAGGTATCAATCAAATAGATGCTAGAATTCACATGATGAAAGGGTATTTTAATATTGATTCTTCAAAGAAAAAAGGAACTAAAATTACTATTGAATTGCCTATTGTTGGGCGTGAAATTATGAGCCACGTTTAG